Proteins encoded together in one Terriglobus saanensis SP1PR4 window:
- a CDS encoding GNAT family N-acetyltransferase, translating to MSTEEFQIRRAEPRDIPELRELIELSVRHLQKNDYSAAQIEGALGHALGLDTQLVEDGTYFVAAPIAEPDRIVASGGWSYRRTLFGSDHGPNRELTLLDPATEPAKIRAIFVHHGWSRRGLGTLMLKHCEDAAHEAGFRKLEMGSTLTGVPLYSLKGYLPREYRTIPLPNGETLPIVHMTKTL from the coding sequence TTGAGCACTGAAGAATTTCAAATTCGTCGCGCGGAACCTCGCGATATCCCCGAGCTTCGTGAACTGATCGAGTTGTCCGTCCGTCATCTGCAGAAGAATGATTACAGCGCCGCGCAGATCGAGGGTGCCCTAGGGCATGCGCTTGGGCTGGATACGCAACTCGTTGAAGACGGAACGTACTTCGTGGCAGCACCTATTGCAGAGCCAGATCGGATCGTTGCGTCCGGTGGATGGAGTTACCGAAGGACGCTCTTTGGTAGCGACCATGGGCCGAATCGGGAGCTAACCTTGCTTGATCCTGCCACGGAACCGGCAAAAATCCGGGCGATTTTCGTTCATCACGGGTGGTCGCGTCGGGGACTGGGTACTTTGATGTTGAAGCACTGTGAGGACGCGGCGCATGAAGCCGGTTTTCGAAAGCTTGAGATGGGATCGACTCTCACTGGTGTACCTCTGTACTCCCTCAAAGGATACCTTCCGAGGGAGTACAGAACTATCCCGCTTCCAAACGGAGAGACACTTCCGATTGTCCACATGACAAAGACACTTTAG
- a CDS encoding peptidylprolyl isomerase, translated as MTRFLLLGMLLSLPVCAQQTNPHILLHTDLGDIELEADARQAPATTANFLRYVNGGFYDGGAFHRTVTPQNQPDNLIKIEVIQAGINPDLEKKIFPAIGLERTNKTGLHHVNGTVSMARNVPNSATSEFFICIGDQPELDFGGKRNPDGQGFAAFGHVVRGMSVVRKIQLSSAEAQKLTPPIGILSATIVKTRISHTRIEQPQ; from the coding sequence ATGACCCGCTTCTTATTGCTGGGGATGTTGCTTAGTTTGCCTGTATGTGCACAGCAGACCAACCCTCATATACTTCTCCACACCGATCTTGGCGACATTGAATTGGAAGCCGACGCAAGACAAGCGCCAGCGACCACTGCAAACTTCCTGCGCTACGTAAATGGTGGATTCTATGATGGAGGTGCTTTTCACCGCACTGTGACTCCACAGAACCAACCTGACAATCTGATCAAGATTGAGGTTATTCAAGCGGGCATCAATCCCGACTTGGAGAAAAAAATTTTCCCTGCAATTGGTCTTGAACGAACGAATAAGACCGGCCTCCATCATGTCAATGGCACGGTCTCGATGGCCCGCAATGTCCCGAACTCTGCAACATCTGAGTTTTTCATCTGCATCGGCGACCAGCCAGAACTTGACTTCGGAGGAAAACGAAATCCAGATGGCCAGGGCTTTGCCGCATTCGGGCACGTTGTCCGGGGGATGAGCGTGGTTCGTAAGATCCAGTTATCGTCGGCAGAGGCACAGAAGCTTACGCCACCCATTGGAATTCTTTCTGCAACAATTGTAAAAACCAGAATCAGCCATACTCGCATCGAACAGCCTCAATAG
- a CDS encoding DUF4337 domain-containing protein, with product MEANEIQEFVEDQEKGRESHLYPVSFSISVLAVLVALVTVMSHRSHTEAILAQARSTDEWGLYQAKKVRQNQINLASDLLAVVAPTNPTALKDQAAYKAHTAKWDNDLKESEERARKLEEKVELAEHRASRFDAGEALLQIAVVLSSITLLTRQRTYWLLGLAIGAVGLAFALTGYLLR from the coding sequence ATGGAAGCGAACGAAATTCAGGAATTTGTCGAAGACCAGGAGAAGGGACGCGAATCGCACCTCTACCCCGTCTCGTTCTCGATCAGCGTACTTGCGGTACTGGTAGCCCTTGTTACCGTCATGAGCCACCGCTCTCATACTGAAGCCATTCTCGCCCAGGCCCGTTCTACCGATGAATGGGGGCTTTATCAGGCAAAAAAGGTCCGGCAGAACCAGATCAACCTCGCCTCCGACCTTCTCGCAGTCGTGGCTCCTACCAATCCCACCGCATTGAAAGACCAGGCAGCGTACAAAGCGCACACCGCCAAGTGGGACAACGATCTGAAGGAGAGCGAAGAGCGCGCCCGCAAGTTAGAAGAAAAGGTCGAGCTCGCGGAACATCGGGCTTCTCGTTTCGATGCCGGGGAAGCCCTCCTGCAGATCGCGGTCGTTCTTTCTTCCATCACCCTCCTCACACGTCAGAGAACCTACTGGCTTTTGGGTCTGGCGATAGGAGCCGTCGGCTTAGCCTTCGCACTCACCGGATATCTGCTGCGTTAG
- a CDS encoding branched-chain amino acid transaminase, whose translation MAIETTEKIWHNGNLIPWEKAQIHVMSHVVHYGSSIFEGLRTYGQGDTAGIFRLPEHMQRFLDSAKIYRMPIDYTLDQLCDAVLQVVEANGVAPCYIRPIAFRGYGEVGVNPLRSPMEIYIINYPWGKYVPGNAGADVCVSSWNRLAPNTMPSLAKAGGNYMNSQLIRMEAEVNGYSEGIALDVNGYLSEGSGENLFLVRGGVLYTTPLANSVLSGITRASILTLAKELNIPVVEQTLPREMLYISDEAFFTGTAVEVTHLRSVDRILIGDGNMGPITKLLHDEFFALVNGKKADRHNWLTPVKVKSAEAVPA comes from the coding sequence ATGGCAATAGAGACGACTGAGAAGATCTGGCACAACGGAAACCTCATCCCCTGGGAGAAAGCCCAGATCCACGTCATGAGCCATGTCGTCCACTATGGCTCTTCCATCTTTGAAGGTCTGCGCACCTACGGACAGGGTGATACCGCAGGCATCTTCCGCCTTCCGGAACACATGCAGCGCTTTCTGGATTCGGCAAAGATCTACCGCATGCCGATTGACTACACCCTCGACCAACTCTGCGATGCCGTCCTGCAAGTCGTCGAAGCGAACGGCGTTGCTCCCTGTTACATCCGTCCCATCGCCTTCCGTGGATACGGCGAGGTCGGTGTGAATCCCCTTCGTTCACCGATGGAGATCTACATCATCAATTACCCCTGGGGCAAATACGTGCCTGGCAATGCAGGTGCGGATGTCTGCGTTTCAAGTTGGAACCGCCTCGCGCCCAACACCATGCCTTCTCTCGCAAAAGCTGGCGGAAATTACATGAACTCGCAGCTGATCCGTATGGAAGCTGAAGTGAATGGCTACTCCGAGGGCATCGCGCTCGATGTGAATGGATACCTCTCCGAGGGTTCTGGCGAGAATCTCTTCCTCGTGCGCGGCGGCGTGCTCTACACCACACCGCTTGCGAACTCGGTGCTCAGCGGCATTACGCGCGCGTCCATCCTTACACTCGCCAAGGAACTCAACATCCCTGTCGTCGAGCAGACTCTGCCCCGCGAGATGCTTTACATCAGCGACGAAGCCTTCTTCACCGGCACCGCGGTTGAGGTCACGCATCTGCGCTCCGTCGATCGCATTCTCATAGGAGACGGCAATATGGGCCCGATCACAAAGCTCCTTCATGATGAGTTCTTTGCCCTTGTGAACGGCAAGAAAGCCGACCGTCACAACTGGCTCACGCCCGTGAAGGTCAAATCCGCGGAAGCCGTTCCCGCATAA
- a CDS encoding serine hydrolase domain-containing protein — MRKLPVCALLLAISAGAQSSVSKQMNAAVQAYVDKHEYMGTVLVVRHGSVLLDKGYGMADAEWSIPNAPDTRFRLGSITKQFTAASVLLLEERGKLKTDDLLSKYLPDTPKTWEKITLAELLTHTSGIPNVTDFAGYDQWSAAVKTRAQLLEKFRDLPLDFEPGTKYNYSNSGYDVLGMVIERVSGQDLGVFLQENIFGPVGMKESRLGVDTMILPHRAVGYELKDGVLIRAGYTSTSVSFAAGAIHSTTHDLLKWENALFGGKVLSPASFTKMTTPVKALHGMGLVMGEVAGHKTVMHSGSVYGFNNYMTYFPAEDVNVIVLGNESGKAPDQIMEELSKLALQ, encoded by the coding sequence ATGAGAAAACTTCCAGTTTGTGCGTTGCTGCTGGCGATCTCCGCTGGGGCGCAGAGTTCTGTTTCGAAGCAGATGAATGCGGCGGTGCAGGCGTATGTGGACAAGCATGAGTACATGGGGACTGTGCTGGTAGTGCGGCACGGCAGTGTTCTGCTGGACAAGGGATACGGCATGGCCGATGCGGAGTGGTCGATTCCGAATGCTCCGGATACACGGTTTCGGTTAGGTTCGATTACGAAGCAGTTTACGGCCGCGAGCGTTCTGCTGCTGGAAGAACGTGGCAAGTTGAAGACGGACGATTTGCTGAGCAAGTATCTTCCGGACACGCCGAAGACATGGGAGAAGATTACGCTGGCGGAGTTATTGACGCATACGAGCGGAATTCCGAATGTGACGGATTTTGCAGGCTATGACCAATGGAGTGCGGCGGTGAAGACGCGTGCGCAGCTACTGGAGAAGTTTCGAGATCTGCCTTTGGATTTTGAGCCGGGCACCAAGTACAACTACAGCAACTCAGGTTATGACGTCCTGGGGATGGTGATCGAACGAGTCAGTGGGCAGGATCTCGGAGTGTTCTTACAGGAAAATATCTTCGGTCCCGTAGGAATGAAAGAATCGCGGCTTGGTGTGGATACGATGATCCTTCCGCATCGCGCAGTAGGCTATGAATTGAAAGATGGCGTGCTCATCCGGGCAGGGTATACAAGTACGAGCGTGTCTTTCGCTGCGGGTGCAATTCACTCCACGACGCACGATCTTTTGAAGTGGGAGAATGCGCTGTTTGGAGGGAAGGTGCTATCGCCCGCGTCTTTCACTAAGATGACGACTCCTGTGAAAGCGCTCCATGGGATGGGCCTTGTGATGGGAGAGGTTGCCGGGCATAAGACTGTGATGCATTCGGGGAGCGTGTATGGATTCAATAACTACATGACGTATTTCCCGGCGGAGGATGTCAATGTCATTGTTCTTGGGAATGAGAGTGGCAAGGCTCCAGACCAGATTATGGAAGAGCTGTCGAAGTTAGCTTTGCAGTAA
- a CDS encoding NAD(P)/FAD-dependent oxidoreductase: protein MQDLATAEQKRVLILGAGFAGLNVAKGLADAPVNLTLVDRKNHHTFQPLLYQVALAVLSPADIAQPIRAILRSPNTEVLMDEVIAVDKDTRRVTLKSGTVLRYDYLVIATGSTHSYFGRDDWAALAPGLKTIEDALEIRRRVLLAFELAENEMQETGQHPALNFVIIGGGPTGVELAGSISDIAKLYMKSDFKHINPSTAQVTILEGSPHVLSMYPEDLQKKALEQLAGLGVNVRTNAHVTDVKPGYVMVGDEKIDSVVTLWAAGVQASPLGKLLGVETDRRGCVVVDGYLHPAGHEEIFICGDLAHVEIDGKQVPGVAQPAMQMGTYTAESIKHLLRGEPIKKTFHYFDKGDMATIGRKAAVARVAWPFKADLSGFPAWIAWLIVHIFFLIGFRNRLSVFRSWAYTYLFFEEGARLITGSQQLPGWQTHEAAATATPDEVSTKP from the coding sequence ATGCAGGACTTAGCGACGGCGGAGCAGAAACGTGTCTTGATCCTGGGTGCTGGATTCGCCGGATTGAACGTTGCCAAGGGATTGGCTGATGCGCCGGTCAATCTGACGCTGGTGGATCGGAAGAACCATCACACCTTTCAGCCGCTGCTCTACCAGGTGGCGTTGGCGGTGCTTTCTCCCGCTGACATTGCGCAACCGATCCGGGCGATTCTTCGTTCGCCCAATACAGAAGTGCTGATGGACGAAGTCATTGCGGTGGACAAAGACACGCGCCGCGTCACGCTCAAATCCGGGACCGTACTGAGGTATGACTATCTTGTGATAGCTACGGGATCGACTCACTCGTACTTCGGGCGCGACGATTGGGCCGCGCTGGCGCCTGGACTCAAGACAATCGAAGATGCGCTGGAGATTCGCCGTCGTGTTCTGCTGGCGTTTGAACTTGCTGAAAACGAGATGCAGGAGACAGGCCAGCATCCGGCTCTGAACTTCGTAATCATTGGCGGCGGACCGACGGGCGTGGAGCTGGCAGGTTCTATCTCGGACATTGCGAAGCTTTACATGAAGAGCGACTTCAAGCACATCAATCCATCGACGGCGCAGGTGACGATTCTTGAGGGATCACCGCATGTGTTGAGCATGTACCCCGAGGACCTGCAGAAGAAGGCGCTCGAGCAACTCGCGGGCCTGGGCGTGAATGTGCGTACGAACGCTCACGTAACGGATGTAAAGCCGGGATACGTAATGGTCGGCGACGAGAAGATCGACTCTGTCGTGACGTTGTGGGCTGCAGGTGTGCAGGCTTCTCCCCTTGGAAAGCTATTGGGCGTGGAGACAGATCGGCGCGGATGCGTTGTGGTGGATGGCTATCTCCATCCCGCAGGACATGAAGAGATCTTTATCTGCGGCGATCTTGCCCATGTGGAGATCGATGGCAAACAGGTCCCGGGAGTAGCACAGCCTGCAATGCAGATGGGCACTTACACCGCAGAAAGTATCAAGCATCTTCTGCGCGGAGAACCCATAAAGAAGACGTTCCATTACTTCGACAAGGGAGATATGGCAACGATCGGAAGAAAGGCCGCGGTGGCGCGCGTCGCGTGGCCTTTCAAGGCCGACCTGAGCGGCTTTCCTGCGTGGATTGCCTGGTTGATCGTGCATATCTTCTTCCTGATTGGATTCCGCAACCGGCTTTCGGTCTTTCGTTCCTGGGCTTATACGTATCTCTTCTTTGAAGAGGGTGCGCGTTTGATTACTGGATCGCAGCAGCTGCCAGGGTGGCAGACGCACGAAGCTGCGGCAACGGCGACTCCTGATGAAGTCTCCACGAAGCCTTAG
- a CDS encoding sodium:solute symporter family protein, with translation MNLYGVVVGLIVLSLLAVSLSRLGKVKTKADYLVAGRSLPAFVLVFTLLSSWIGSGSLLGGAENAYRHGFAALWQGGGGWAGLLLIYFIAPRARKFAQFTIPDLLEARYNQTARVLGVIAVLFTYTAITSYQLIGGGDILHLIFPDVVTPIMGRYILAGFVIVFTAIAGMSSVAYMDVAIGMLTTVTMLVALPLLAHSAGGWGAVHAALPATHFQVLGDLSGWQALELFLPTCLLMLGNQSMYQKFFSAKSEKDARQAVVGWIIGTVILETIIVAIAVVGSALFPTGEVHARPREILAYSALHGLPGILGAVMMGAIFAKIISTANNYLFSPSTNLVNDVFIRYVRPGAKNKEILLVSRGMVALLGLWALFQSLGTESVLKKTLYAYTIYSAALTPVILAAFFWKRATAAGAVASIAAGTVITVSWERVSGWFPRVVAERDAILPALLVSLLALVIVSLFTKRHAGLVATE, from the coding sequence ATGAATCTTTACGGCGTTGTGGTTGGGTTGATCGTACTTTCGCTGCTGGCAGTGAGTTTGTCGCGGCTGGGTAAGGTGAAGACGAAGGCGGATTACCTGGTGGCTGGGCGAAGTCTGCCCGCGTTTGTGCTGGTGTTTACGCTGCTCTCGAGCTGGATTGGTTCGGGCAGTCTGCTGGGTGGAGCGGAGAACGCTTACCGGCATGGGTTCGCAGCACTGTGGCAGGGTGGTGGAGGCTGGGCTGGATTGCTGCTGATCTATTTCATCGCGCCACGTGCCCGAAAGTTTGCGCAGTTCACCATTCCCGACTTACTGGAGGCGCGCTACAACCAGACGGCGCGCGTGCTGGGGGTGATTGCCGTGTTGTTCACTTACACGGCGATTACGAGTTACCAGTTGATTGGTGGCGGAGATATTTTGCACCTGATTTTTCCGGATGTGGTCACGCCGATTATGGGGCGCTACATCCTGGCAGGATTCGTCATCGTATTCACGGCGATTGCGGGTATGAGTTCTGTTGCGTACATGGACGTTGCCATTGGAATGCTGACTACCGTCACGATGTTGGTGGCGCTGCCCCTGCTGGCGCATAGCGCGGGAGGTTGGGGCGCAGTTCACGCCGCGCTTCCGGCGACGCACTTTCAGGTCCTCGGCGATTTGAGTGGATGGCAGGCTCTGGAGCTGTTTCTGCCGACGTGCCTGTTGATGCTCGGAAACCAGTCGATGTATCAAAAGTTTTTCTCCGCAAAGAGTGAGAAGGACGCACGACAGGCGGTGGTTGGATGGATCATCGGCACGGTGATTCTGGAGACGATTATTGTGGCGATTGCTGTTGTGGGATCTGCTCTGTTTCCCACGGGCGAGGTGCATGCGCGTCCGCGCGAGATCCTGGCGTACTCGGCGCTGCACGGATTGCCGGGGATTCTTGGGGCGGTGATGATGGGTGCGATCTTTGCAAAGATCATCTCGACGGCCAACAACTATCTGTTTTCCCCTTCGACCAACCTAGTGAATGATGTTTTTATCCGTTACGTCAGGCCGGGTGCCAAGAACAAGGAGATTCTTCTGGTGTCTCGCGGGATGGTGGCGCTGCTCGGTCTGTGGGCGCTGTTTCAATCTCTGGGGACGGAGAGTGTGCTGAAGAAGACCCTGTATGCCTACACGATTTACTCGGCTGCGCTTACGCCTGTGATTCTGGCGGCTTTCTTCTGGAAGCGGGCAACGGCCGCGGGGGCGGTGGCCAGTATCGCTGCGGGAACGGTGATCACGGTGAGTTGGGAGCGTGTGAGTGGTTGGTTTCCGCGTGTTGTGGCGGAGAGGGACGCGATTCTTCCTGCGCTGCTGGTATCCCTGTTGGCGCTGGTTATTGTGAGTTTGTTTACCAAGCGGCATGCCGGGTTGGTTGCAACGGAATAA
- a CDS encoding xanthine dehydrogenase family protein molybdopterin-binding subunit codes for MPDNPKLTGAPVRLEGRAKVTGAARYTGDFADETLSAYLHPGETPKKVLYAAAVQSTIPAGRILALHTEAAEQIVGVHAILTHKNAPRLKKARSLMQSELAKYLPLQNDTIHYHGQPIALVIAENSEAANHAITLIYATYAESPAHVDFEANLHKAQPEKKVGSGEAGHKERGHPQHEFNKSEVQIDHIYTTDPTHHNAMEPGATLAHWHAPSKTESIELTCICSTQFVYGDAIFLGEAFDLGMRDGMLRLGLQIGLGAEMSSKVRVAAPLIGGGFGSKGNNSHLALAAMAAKYTGHPVKLVLTRPQTFSMMPYRGGACQRIRLGADSTGRISTLMQEGILQNAETGTFIEPIGEMTSHLYNVPNTLIDHQSVRLNVNATGWMRAPGITPAQFALESALDELADKLAIDPIELRLINYAEKDPDTGKEWSSKKLRECYIAGASAIGWHKRNVETREGEEAIGYGMATAVYPTNHFPSTARLTLNADGTVLVQASAQEIGQGTITTLGVIAAEALGLPLTQVRVEVGDTTLPMAFMAGGSSTSLSVGTAILDAAKKLRKKMTQTQERPLSVKGIAGRTFGRSKYGRAAFGAQFVRVAVNHHTGKIRVTHMAGAFAAGRILNPRTARSQFLGGMVMGLGHALMEQTSLDLTHGAWVNANLGEAHVPTNADIPEITIQMIEEDDSRGSDLGAKGIGEIGITGVAAAIANAVYNATGKRIRSLPITLDKVL; via the coding sequence ATGCCAGACAATCCCAAGCTCACCGGAGCACCCGTTCGCCTGGAAGGCCGGGCTAAGGTCACCGGCGCGGCGCGCTACACGGGAGACTTCGCCGACGAAACCCTGTCCGCCTATCTCCATCCCGGCGAGACGCCGAAGAAGGTCCTCTACGCGGCAGCGGTGCAGAGCACGATTCCCGCTGGCCGCATCCTCGCCCTCCACACCGAAGCAGCAGAGCAGATCGTGGGCGTGCACGCGATCCTCACACACAAAAACGCACCACGTCTCAAAAAAGCGCGCAGCCTCATGCAGTCCGAACTAGCCAAATATCTTCCGCTGCAGAACGACACAATCCACTATCACGGCCAGCCCATCGCGCTCGTCATAGCAGAGAACTCCGAAGCCGCAAATCACGCCATCACCCTCATCTATGCGACGTATGCCGAGTCTCCGGCGCACGTCGACTTCGAGGCGAATCTGCACAAAGCCCAGCCCGAAAAAAAAGTAGGCTCGGGCGAAGCTGGTCACAAAGAACGAGGCCATCCCCAACACGAGTTCAACAAATCTGAAGTACAGATCGACCACATCTACACCACCGACCCCACGCACCATAACGCGATGGAACCCGGCGCAACGCTCGCCCACTGGCACGCGCCTTCTAAAACAGAATCCATCGAACTCACCTGCATCTGCTCCACTCAGTTTGTCTACGGAGACGCCATCTTTCTGGGCGAAGCCTTCGACCTTGGCATGCGCGACGGCATGCTCCGTCTCGGTCTACAGATCGGGCTCGGCGCGGAGATGTCATCGAAGGTACGCGTGGCCGCTCCGCTCATCGGCGGCGGCTTCGGTTCCAAGGGTAACAACTCGCATCTCGCGCTCGCGGCCATGGCGGCCAAATATACGGGGCATCCCGTCAAACTCGTTCTCACACGCCCGCAGACCTTCAGCATGATGCCGTATCGCGGCGGGGCCTGCCAGCGCATCCGGCTCGGCGCGGACAGCACCGGTCGTATCTCCACGCTCATGCAGGAAGGCATTCTGCAGAACGCTGAGACCGGCACCTTCATTGAACCCATCGGCGAGATGACCTCGCATCTCTACAACGTTCCCAACACCCTCATCGACCATCAGAGCGTCCGCCTCAACGTGAACGCCACGGGATGGATGCGCGCCCCTGGCATCACGCCCGCGCAGTTTGCGCTCGAAAGCGCACTCGACGAACTCGCCGACAAACTCGCCATCGATCCCATCGAGTTGCGGCTCATCAACTACGCCGAAAAAGATCCGGACACAGGTAAGGAATGGTCTTCCAAGAAACTCCGCGAGTGCTACATCGCGGGCGCATCGGCCATCGGTTGGCACAAGCGCAACGTGGAGACACGCGAAGGCGAAGAGGCCATCGGCTACGGTATGGCGACTGCGGTTTATCCGACCAATCACTTCCCTTCCACGGCGCGACTCACTCTCAATGCAGATGGCACCGTTCTGGTGCAGGCCTCGGCTCAGGAGATCGGCCAGGGCACCATCACCACCCTCGGCGTCATCGCTGCCGAGGCCCTTGGTTTGCCACTTACGCAGGTCCGCGTCGAAGTGGGCGATACCACTCTACCCATGGCCTTCATGGCGGGCGGCTCATCGACATCGCTCTCCGTCGGCACAGCCATCCTCGACGCCGCAAAGAAACTCCGTAAGAAGATGACCCAAACGCAAGAGCGTCCACTCTCCGTCAAAGGCATCGCCGGTCGCACCTTCGGTCGCTCCAAATATGGTCGCGCAGCCTTCGGTGCACAGTTCGTCCGCGTCGCAGTGAATCACCATACGGGTAAGATCCGTGTCACCCATATGGCAGGGGCCTTTGCTGCAGGTCGCATCCTGAACCCACGCACAGCTCGCTCTCAATTTTTAGGCGGCATGGTCATGGGTCTCGGTCACGCCCTGATGGAACAGACTTCGCTCGATCTGACTCACGGCGCATGGGTCAATGCCAATCTCGGAGAAGCCCACGTTCCCACCAACGCGGACATCCCCGAGATCACAATTCAGATGATCGAAGAAGACGACTCGCGAGGCTCAGATCTTGGAGCAAAAGGCATTGGTGAGATCGGCATCACCGGAGTCGCCGCGGCCATCGCCAACGCCGTCTACAACGCCACAGGCAAACGCATCCGCTCACTCCCAATCACCCTCGACAAAGTTCTATAG
- a CDS encoding YihY/virulence factor BrkB family protein: MFEQSCPPAERSVWEYVSHSPLEGMWDLCGVPVKVVAKRTWTAVIEDNLFGRASQLAYYFFFALFPTLIAMSSVMGLAAKSATHIYVQLLDKIASLVPPAAFGIVMDTFHQTTQASSTRKVTLGLLTALWSASVGVSAIQDTLNAVYKVKETRSYWRARGEAMVLTIAVSLVLTAALGALLGGSIGAELVRYKFSGAIAVSIATRTVAWIVATLLMVLIFALLYFFSPDVQKRKWHWFSPGSAIGLLGWVLGSLGLRLYLHWFDSYSVTYGSLGAVIILLTWFYVAGLMLLLGAEVNSEIEAAVAEKLILDKQIAEGTVVALPQ; the protein is encoded by the coding sequence GTGTTTGAACAGTCCTGTCCGCCAGCGGAACGGAGCGTCTGGGAATATGTGTCGCACAGCCCACTTGAGGGGATGTGGGACCTGTGCGGCGTTCCCGTCAAAGTGGTGGCGAAGCGCACGTGGACCGCAGTGATTGAGGACAATCTCTTTGGACGGGCTTCGCAACTGGCCTATTACTTCTTCTTTGCATTGTTTCCTACACTGATTGCAATGTCGTCTGTGATGGGGTTGGCGGCTAAGAGTGCTACCCATATCTATGTCCAGTTGCTGGACAAAATCGCTTCGCTGGTCCCTCCGGCCGCGTTTGGTATTGTGATGGACACCTTCCACCAGACGACGCAGGCGAGTTCCACCCGGAAGGTGACGCTGGGGCTTTTGACGGCGTTGTGGTCTGCGAGTGTGGGCGTGAGCGCCATCCAGGACACGCTGAACGCGGTCTACAAGGTGAAGGAGACGCGGAGCTACTGGCGGGCACGTGGCGAGGCGATGGTCCTGACGATCGCGGTTTCCCTGGTGTTGACGGCCGCTTTAGGTGCGCTTCTGGGCGGATCGATCGGCGCGGAACTGGTCCGCTACAAGTTTTCCGGAGCGATTGCGGTCTCCATTGCCACACGGACGGTAGCGTGGATTGTGGCGACGCTGCTGATGGTGCTGATCTTCGCACTGCTCTACTTCTTTTCGCCGGACGTGCAAAAACGGAAGTGGCACTGGTTCAGTCCGGGGAGTGCGATTGGGCTTCTGGGGTGGGTGCTGGGGTCGTTGGGGCTGCGTCTGTATCTGCACTGGTTCGATAGCTACTCGGTGACGTATGGGTCGCTGGGGGCGGTGATCATTCTGTTGACGTGGTTTTATGTTGCGGGGTTGATGTTGCTGCTGGGGGCCGAGGTGAACTCGGAGATCGAGGCGGCTGTGGCGGAGAAGCTTATTTTGGATAAGCAGATCGCTGAGGGAACTGTGGTGGCGCTGCCGCAGTAA
- a CDS encoding MBL fold metallo-hydrolase, with amino-acid sequence MPRQHPPIVNKLLQLWNVVRESHRQPIAGTQQKPRLVSAEEVGATFIGHSSFLLQIGGKNVLIDPVFSRYLILLRRQRHPGLRIQDLPPIDAVLLTHAHMDHLNLPSLRKIIRRTKRLTGHPPEAIVPRNVSDLVAKLGFRKITELEWWQDTVVEESEVTVTMTPCKHWGARMFSDTHRHFGGYVLATATQSIYHSGDTAYFSGFREIGRRLHPQTALLPIGAYSPDSYRAVHTSPEEALQAFQDLGSAATFIPMHFGTFPLGQEPMEEPPLRLLAAARKAGIEDQIVVLQEGDTARLIASPVIQPV; translated from the coding sequence ATGCCCCGTCAACATCCTCCCATCGTCAACAAACTCCTCCAGCTCTGGAACGTCGTCCGCGAATCTCATCGCCAGCCCATCGCGGGAACCCAACAAAAGCCGCGCCTCGTCTCCGCAGAAGAAGTCGGCGCCACCTTCATCGGCCATTCCTCCTTCCTCCTGCAGATCGGAGGAAAGAACGTCCTCATCGATCCGGTCTTCTCCCGATACCTGATTCTCCTGCGCCGTCAGCGTCACCCAGGCCTCCGCATCCAGGACCTTCCGCCCATCGACGCAGTGCTTCTCACCCACGCGCACATGGACCATCTCAACCTGCCGTCCCTGCGCAAGATCATCCGCCGGACCAAGCGCCTGACCGGCCACCCGCCCGAGGCCATCGTCCCTCGCAACGTCTCCGACCTCGTCGCCAAACTCGGCTTCCGCAAGATCACCGAACTCGAATGGTGGCAGGATACGGTTGTCGAAGAGAGTGAAGTCACCGTCACCATGACCCCCTGCAAACACTGGGGAGCCCGGATGTTCTCCGACACTCACCGCCACTTCGGCGGATACGTCCTCGCCACGGCCACCCAGTCGATCTACCACTCCGGCGACACTGCCTACTTCTCCGGCTTCCGCGAGATCGGCCGTCGCCTCCACCCTCAGACGGCCCTGCTCCCCATCGGCGCTTACTCCCCGGACAGTTACCGTGCCGTCCACACCAGCCCGGAAGAAGCCCTGCAGGCCTTCCAGGACCTCGGGTCCGCCGCCACCTTCATCCCCATGCACTTCGGCACGTTCCCTCTTGGTCAAGAACCGATGGAAGAACCGCCCCTGCGTCTCCTGGCCGCCGCAAGGAAAGCAGGCATCGAGGACCAGATTGTCGTGCTTCAGGAGGGAGATACGGCGCGCCTTATTGCCTCACCAGTCATCCAACCTGTATGA